A portion of the Cryptomeria japonica chromosome 5, Sugi_1.0, whole genome shotgun sequence genome contains these proteins:
- the LOC131875981 gene encoding uncharacterized protein LOC131875981 produces MDSPIDKTTSPKKSQEAGTSSNVPKITLVIPLSMIAPLKELQGAPVVESNPERNPKAAPAQTEEVEASAPPKKTKRKREPKKVIAVVFDESEEEAFALKTTKKLTPKKRKSKKYEEAKVSIKEAPVQQAPVEVEKEEVAEKAVEEPKEKAEETLKKK; encoded by the coding sequence ATGGACTCACCAATTGATAAAACCACAAGCCCTAAGAAATCCCAAGAGGCTGGGACTAGCTCAAATGTCCCTAAAATTACTCTTGTCATTCCATTAAGCATGATAGCCCCACTTAAAGAGCTTCAAGGTGCCCCAGTTGTAGAATCAAATCCTGAGCGTAACCCTAAAGCAGCTCCTGCACAAACTGAGGAGGTTGAAGCCAGTGCTCCCCCAAAGAAAACCAAGAGGAAGAGGGAGCCGAAGAAGGTGATAGCTGTAGTGTTTGATGAGTCAGAGGAGGAAGCCTTTGCCCTAAAAACTACCAAAAAACTCACCCCCAAGAAGAGGAAATCCAAGAAGTATGAGGAGGCCAAAGTTTCTATTAAGGAAGCACCTGTTCAACAAGCCCCTGTTGAggttgaaaaggaagaagttgcaGAGAAGGCAGTTGAGGAGCCTAAAGAAAAGGCcgaagaaacactaaagaagaagTAG